From a single Planctellipticum variicoloris genomic region:
- a CDS encoding tetratricopeptide repeat protein has product MADPGETTDFSTDRIAGLYHWEEIEGWQMLLQHLDLVDGFALVVVLAPDDWAIALTREHLQETLSEVGAVARVRFDPMGDSDRLAETLLAFEAGAARVVWVDADPTSPDQFAQVELAWQQALSRLNRYRNTIQSRFDCTLALALPARLQRTLREAAPDLWSIRSGVFRIDPPGSSRGGFELLPIDERAGLDRAEEAGDLGDPAVTLAEADKLRGKPGREVLLASLLLRAGNQARNRLDWQTAERALQEAYSLQEKVGGDPDLRWEIATDFASLLQSLAGYERAEYYKRRALEISELHFGPSHPKTAVSLNNLAQLLRATNRLAEAEPLMRRALAIDEESFGPSHPDIARDLSNLGMLLRTTNRLAEAEPLLRRALAIDEESVGPDHPDVAIDLVNLGLLLRATNRLAEAEPLMRRALEIDETRFGPEHPEVAIDLNNLALMLQDTKRLSEAEPLLRRALAIDERCFGPFHPNVAIRLNNLAQLLQATDRFVEAEALMRRTLAIDEQCYGPEHPEVARDLANLGLLLRATNRPAEAEPLLRRALAIDEQSFGPDHPNVATDLSNLARLLRATGRLVEAESLMRRHLQIFSLFGRQNGHEHPYFQAAVRHYRRVLDAMKLSEDEIERRVREAAGDPG; this is encoded by the coding sequence ATGGCTGATCCAGGTGAGACGACCGATTTTTCGACGGACCGGATCGCCGGCCTCTATCACTGGGAGGAGATCGAGGGCTGGCAGATGCTGCTCCAGCATCTGGATCTGGTCGACGGGTTTGCGCTGGTGGTGGTCCTCGCCCCCGACGACTGGGCGATCGCGCTGACGCGCGAGCATCTGCAGGAGACTCTGTCGGAAGTCGGGGCGGTCGCGCGCGTCCGGTTTGATCCGATGGGCGATTCGGATCGACTGGCGGAAACGCTGCTCGCATTTGAGGCTGGCGCGGCGCGGGTTGTCTGGGTCGACGCCGACCCGACGTCCCCCGATCAGTTCGCGCAGGTTGAACTGGCCTGGCAGCAGGCGCTGTCCCGGCTGAACCGTTATCGCAATACGATTCAGTCGCGGTTCGATTGCACGCTGGCGCTTGCGCTGCCGGCGCGATTGCAGCGGACGTTGCGCGAAGCGGCTCCCGACCTGTGGTCGATCCGATCGGGCGTCTTCCGGATCGATCCGCCGGGGAGCAGCCGCGGCGGATTCGAGCTCCTTCCCATTGACGAGCGTGCCGGTCTCGATCGTGCGGAAGAGGCCGGCGATCTGGGCGATCCCGCTGTGACGCTGGCTGAAGCCGACAAACTCCGCGGCAAGCCGGGGCGTGAAGTGCTGCTGGCGAGCCTGCTGTTGCGAGCGGGGAATCAGGCCCGCAACCGTCTTGACTGGCAGACGGCGGAACGGGCTCTGCAGGAAGCGTATTCCTTACAGGAGAAGGTCGGGGGCGACCCCGATCTCCGCTGGGAGATTGCGACGGACTTCGCCAGCCTGTTGCAGAGCCTTGCCGGCTACGAGCGTGCGGAATACTACAAGCGGCGAGCACTGGAGATCAGCGAGCTACACTTTGGCCCGTCGCATCCCAAAACCGCCGTTTCACTCAATAATCTTGCTCAGCTCTTGCGTGCGACCAATCGGCTGGCGGAGGCCGAACCGCTGATGCGGCGGGCGCTGGCGATCGACGAAGAGAGTTTCGGTCCGAGTCACCCCGACATTGCGCGCGACCTCAGCAATCTGGGGATGTTGCTCCGCACGACGAACCGGCTGGCGGAGGCCGAGCCGCTGTTGAGGCGGGCGCTGGCGATCGACGAGGAGAGCGTCGGTCCCGACCATCCCGATGTGGCGATCGACCTCGTCAATCTCGGTCTGCTGTTGCGTGCGACGAACCGGCTGGCGGAGGCGGAGCCGCTGATGCGGCGGGCGCTCGAGATCGACGAGACCCGCTTCGGCCCCGAGCACCCGGAAGTGGCCATCGATCTCAACAATCTGGCGCTGATGCTGCAGGATACGAAGCGATTGTCGGAGGCCGAACCGCTGCTGCGACGCGCGCTGGCGATCGACGAGCGGTGCTTCGGCCCCTTCCATCCGAATGTTGCGATCCGGCTCAACAACCTCGCCCAGTTGCTTCAGGCGACCGATCGATTCGTGGAGGCTGAGGCGCTGATGCGGCGGACCCTGGCGATCGACGAGCAGTGCTACGGCCCGGAGCATCCCGAAGTCGCCCGCGACCTTGCCAACCTGGGCCTGCTGCTGAGAGCGACGAACCGGCCTGCGGAGGCGGAGCCTCTGTTGCGGCGGGCGCTGGCGATCGATGAACAGAGCTTCGGCCCCGACCATCCCAATGTCGCCACCGACCTCAGCAATCTGGCTCGGCTTCTACGTGCGACAGGCCGGCTGGTGGAGGCGGAGTCCCTGATGCGGCGGCACCTGCAGATTTTTTCCCTGTTTGGCCGCCAGAACGGTCATGAGCATCCCTATTTTCAAGCGGCCGTCCGTCATTACAGGCGAGTCCTGGATGCGATGAAGCTCAGTGAGGACGAGATCGAGCGCCGCGTGCGCGAGGCGGCGGGCGATCCTGGATAG
- a CDS encoding cell division protein FtsQ/DivIB, giving the protein MGRKKKSPEPTEPPVAAPVPVAPSRPPRMLGRLALIVGFLVLVPWGISQLPNLTQRAEYQLNRDDIVLVPPPAEHVPADLLQRVLEKQKLPDQFALLDDELVGELAAAFEKNPWIAKVIRVRKSYPPRVMVEVEYRRPVAFIEVERGFYPVDANAVLLPPADFTPDDSRRFPIVRNVTTMPQGPSGTTWGDPLVLAAARLAESLFDRWEPLGLSSIVAPTRPDASISPGDLTFELTTKGGSKIVWGRPPGTSHPGELTVEQKIGRLERYLEQFGAFDGPHGPYEIDIRHWQEISRRPLTPVKSNAARPVRPRR; this is encoded by the coding sequence ATGGGTCGCAAGAAAAAGTCCCCCGAACCGACGGAGCCCCCGGTCGCCGCACCCGTACCGGTCGCCCCTTCGCGGCCCCCGCGGATGCTCGGTCGACTCGCGCTCATCGTCGGCTTTCTCGTGCTGGTCCCCTGGGGCATCTCGCAACTCCCTAACCTCACCCAACGGGCCGAGTACCAGCTCAATCGCGACGACATTGTCCTCGTCCCGCCCCCGGCCGAGCACGTTCCCGCCGACCTGCTCCAGCGCGTGCTGGAAAAGCAGAAGCTTCCCGACCAGTTCGCCCTGCTCGACGACGAACTCGTTGGCGAACTGGCCGCGGCCTTCGAGAAAAATCCCTGGATCGCAAAGGTCATCCGAGTCCGGAAAAGCTATCCGCCGCGGGTCATGGTCGAAGTCGAGTACCGCAGGCCGGTCGCCTTCATCGAAGTCGAACGAGGGTTTTACCCGGTCGACGCGAACGCCGTGCTCCTCCCACCGGCAGACTTTACCCCGGACGATTCCAGGCGGTTCCCGATCGTCCGCAACGTGACGACAATGCCCCAGGGCCCCTCCGGCACGACCTGGGGAGATCCGCTGGTCCTGGCGGCCGCCCGTCTGGCCGAATCGCTGTTCGACCGCTGGGAACCCTTGGGTCTGTCGTCCATCGTCGCCCCGACGCGTCCCGACGCCAGCATCAGCCCGGGCGACCTGACCTTCGAGCTGACGACCAAAGGGGGCTCGAAAATTGTCTGGGGCCGTCCGCCGGGCACAAGTCACCCCGGCGAACTGACCGTCGAGCAGAAAATCGGCCGACTGGAACGCTACCTCGAACAGTTCGGCGCATTCGACGGTCCGCACGGCCCCTACGAAATCGACATCCGCCACTGGCAGGAAATCTCCCGCCGCCCGCTGACGCCGGTCAAGTCCAATGCCGCCCGGCCGGTGCGCCCGCGCCGCTGA
- a CDS encoding DUF2750 domain-containing protein has protein sequence MSIAAEQARLFYEQVTLDRVVYTLMDDDKFLVFRVMDHDVVPFWSCRRQVSQIRQSQLAYTGFAIEELSLDEFFTDTLPLLTDSEMCVGINWSGARLTGYDITPEDVQRNLEALLNGDSSEP, from the coding sequence ATGTCGATCGCAGCGGAGCAGGCACGTCTGTTTTATGAACAGGTGACGCTGGACCGTGTGGTCTACACGCTGATGGACGACGACAAGTTTCTGGTCTTTCGCGTCATGGACCACGACGTCGTCCCCTTCTGGTCCTGCCGCCGGCAGGTCTCGCAGATCCGCCAGTCGCAGCTCGCCTATACCGGGTTCGCCATCGAAGAACTGTCGCTCGATGAGTTCTTCACCGACACGCTGCCGCTCCTGACCGACTCCGAAATGTGCGTGGGCATCAATTGGTCCGGCGCACGGCTGACCGGATACGACATCACCCCCGAAGACGTGCAACGAAATCTCGAGGCCCTTCTGAACGGGGATTCCTCGGAACCCTGA
- a CDS encoding WD40 repeat domain-containing protein, producing the protein MPAEPQQTHVASQWPVESPLLACRFDPAGRFIFASCEDNSIQRFDLATGKPLALKAHESWVNGFGFTPDGQTMVSGGCDGRLIWWPVAGDAPVPIRTVEAHQGWIRALAVSPDGKLVATGGNDKVLRLWNLADGTLVREFPGHESHIYSVLFHPTGQFLLTGELKGHVRQWDVATGAAVRTFDAKALWSYNGGQGVDFGGVRALAISADGQQFACGGLHNASNPLGAVHDPLVMLFEWESQKLVQSLIAEPLKGAVWRLIFLPDGTLLGASGGSTGGHLVFWNASQNKDIHRFQLPNIVRDLDLHPDGIQVATTHHDKHLRISRMASKPA; encoded by the coding sequence GTGCCGGCTGAACCGCAGCAGACTCATGTCGCCTCGCAATGGCCGGTGGAGAGCCCGCTCCTGGCCTGCCGGTTCGATCCTGCTGGGCGATTTATCTTCGCGAGCTGCGAGGACAACTCGATCCAGCGGTTTGATCTGGCGACCGGGAAGCCTCTGGCGCTCAAAGCCCATGAGAGCTGGGTGAACGGCTTCGGCTTCACTCCCGACGGCCAGACGATGGTCTCGGGGGGCTGTGACGGCCGGCTGATCTGGTGGCCGGTTGCCGGCGACGCCCCCGTGCCGATCCGAACGGTCGAAGCCCATCAGGGTTGGATCCGTGCGCTCGCGGTCAGTCCCGACGGCAAGCTGGTGGCGACCGGCGGCAACGACAAGGTGCTGCGTCTGTGGAATCTGGCCGACGGGACGCTGGTCCGCGAGTTCCCCGGCCACGAGAGCCACATCTACAGCGTGCTGTTTCATCCCACGGGGCAGTTCCTGCTCACCGGCGAGCTGAAAGGGCATGTGCGGCAGTGGGATGTTGCCACGGGCGCCGCCGTGCGGACCTTCGATGCGAAGGCCCTCTGGTCCTACAACGGCGGTCAAGGCGTGGACTTCGGCGGCGTGCGAGCGCTGGCGATCAGCGCTGACGGCCAGCAGTTCGCCTGCGGGGGACTGCACAACGCCTCGAACCCGCTGGGCGCCGTTCACGATCCTCTGGTCATGCTGTTCGAGTGGGAATCGCAGAAACTGGTGCAGTCCCTGATCGCCGAGCCGCTGAAGGGAGCTGTCTGGCGGTTGATCTTCCTGCCGGACGGGACGCTGCTCGGAGCCAGCGGCGGCAGCACCGGGGGGCACCTGGTCTTCTGGAACGCCTCGCAGAACAAAGACATCCACCGATTCCAGTTGCCGAACATCGTGCGGGATCTCGACCTGCATCCGGACGGCATCCAGGTCGCGACCACGCACCACGACAAACACCTCCGCATCAGCCGCATGGCCTCCAAGCCCGCCTAG
- a CDS encoding DUF1501 domain-containing protein, protein MRCNYACQSSEHLLARRNFLGQLAAGAGALGGVSLLARPAASAELAKQQKRILVFNMHGGLSQLESWDPKPATNTGGPFRAIPSSVPGLHVSELLPNTAKLMHHLAVIRGVNTAEDDHGKGAYMMLTGRRQTPASDYPQLGAVMAKALTPETSTLPGHIVITPGGGGGRSNDAAYLGPKYASVVLGNGNPPQNTARPGDVTDAVDAARNQFRKMADDKFLSRRRTAKTDLYTYSYEQAQQLMLQRDVFDVSKESEKDAERYGKHDLGRHCLLARRLLEQGITFVQVSHSNYDTHNENFNFHLEQMAEFDQSFAAIVGDIADRGMLDSTLIVVLSEFGRTPNINLYYGRDHWSRAWSVVAGGAGIQRGAVYGKTNDNGTEVTDGQVNCGDLFHTYLRAVGLDSSGSFDIGGRPMLMADPATAPIRAILS, encoded by the coding sequence ATGCGTTGCAATTATGCCTGCCAGTCGAGCGAGCACCTGCTGGCCCGCCGGAACTTTCTGGGACAGCTTGCCGCCGGAGCAGGAGCCCTGGGGGGCGTTTCGCTGCTGGCCCGTCCTGCCGCATCCGCCGAACTGGCCAAACAACAGAAGCGAATCCTGGTCTTCAACATGCACGGGGGCCTGAGCCAGCTCGAGAGCTGGGATCCGAAGCCCGCGACCAACACCGGCGGGCCGTTCCGCGCGATTCCGTCCTCTGTCCCCGGACTGCACGTCAGCGAGCTGCTCCCGAACACCGCCAAGCTGATGCACCATCTGGCAGTGATCCGCGGCGTCAACACGGCGGAAGACGATCACGGTAAGGGGGCCTACATGATGTTGACGGGGCGTCGTCAGACACCCGCCTCCGATTACCCGCAGCTCGGAGCGGTGATGGCAAAGGCCCTCACGCCCGAAACCAGCACCTTGCCGGGCCACATTGTGATCACCCCCGGCGGCGGCGGCGGCCGCAGCAATGACGCCGCCTATCTGGGACCGAAGTACGCCAGCGTCGTGCTCGGCAACGGCAACCCGCCGCAGAACACGGCCCGACCGGGCGATGTGACCGACGCCGTCGACGCGGCGCGGAATCAGTTCAGAAAGATGGCGGACGATAAGTTCCTGTCCCGTCGGCGGACTGCGAAGACCGACCTTTATACGTACAGCTACGAACAGGCTCAGCAGCTCATGCTGCAGCGGGATGTGTTTGACGTCAGCAAGGAATCCGAGAAGGATGCCGAACGCTACGGCAAACACGATCTCGGGCGGCACTGCCTGCTGGCTCGGCGGCTGCTGGAGCAAGGGATCACCTTCGTGCAGGTGAGCCATTCGAACTACGATACGCACAACGAGAATTTCAACTTCCACCTGGAGCAGATGGCGGAGTTCGACCAGTCGTTCGCGGCGATCGTGGGGGATATTGCCGACCGCGGGATGCTCGACAGCACGTTGATCGTGGTGCTGTCGGAATTCGGGCGGACGCCGAATATCAATCTGTACTACGGCCGTGATCACTGGAGCCGAGCCTGGTCGGTCGTCGCGGGCGGGGCCGGGATCCAGCGTGGCGCCGTGTACGGCAAGACGAATGACAACGGAACCGAAGTGACCGATGGCCAAGTGAACTGCGGCGATCTGTTCCACACCTACCTGCGGGCGGTGGGGCTGGATTCGAGCGGCTCGTTCGATATCGGCGGCCGCCCGATGCTGATGGCCGATCCGGCGACCGCGCCGATTCGTGCGATTCTTTCGTAA
- a CDS encoding DUF1549 domain-containing protein produces the protein MLSFVAVALAATAASAQEPLHVRLDQAIAADHIGPVAKLAADDEFIRRISVDLVGMVPTAGEVRAFLENQDPQKRQALADRLLADPRYPLHMAHAFDVMLMERRPDKHVPSPEWLAWLTESIRQNKPWNQLAQEILASDGADPALRPAAKFFLDREAEPNLMTRDVGRIFFGRDMQCAQCHDHPLVDDYLQTDYYGLYAFVSRTTVFNDEAQKKMLLAERAEGEADYKSVFTGDAGRMRPRLPGDPEVAEERFRLGEEYTVFPADKVRSVPKYSRRAKLAEVATNGQNRAFNENIVNRLWAQFLGRGLVHPVDMLHAANPAVHPAALDLLATEFPKMKYDVRALVREIVLTQTYQRSLDLPADVLAGVGEVDAKSVDVEKSIAELSTSDESLKTAFDTALDEFKAVRKTLEPAETAFQQSQAAVAAAKKPADDAAAALAKSQGELTGKQTVLATLNEAAAKSDAAAKALPADKEIAAALATFQARVASVTGEIAAVTKTIQDQTAASQAALAKLAETQTAGDAAWAALEEARKPLEAAKTKLHLARVAHQQQQVVLAAAKRRQQDLVAFKQHALAVAAVPAAEQQIAAGKTALVAATQAVEVQTAEVAKANTAVTEMAQQVATAQTALQEAQQQLTGKQEIVQVVAAAVTQTGAALEKLPGDAELVVASEKLKARLEPLSKDLVEYKPVVATRETVLKDMQAKQTAVQQQMAVAMTELTTRQQAVASQTTAVQQAESQLASARAAVETTLASLTDHWTIDGRLRGLKPLMPEQMAWSYLQATGVIEQYRQASDAEVEAKLPKAQADQDPAQKLAREQQVAQLVYDKLKGNLGVFVQFYAAAPGQPQDDFFATADQALFLANGGVLNSWLNPSGANLTQRMVTLEDPAAIAEELYVSVLARQPSAEEKAAVVQALAAKPTEKPVVAKELAWGLLTSAEFRFNH, from the coding sequence TTGCTGTCGTTCGTTGCCGTCGCGCTCGCCGCGACCGCTGCTTCTGCACAAGAACCGCTGCACGTCCGGCTGGATCAGGCGATTGCCGCCGATCATATCGGCCCGGTGGCCAAACTTGCAGCGGATGACGAGTTTATCCGCCGGATCTCGGTCGACCTGGTCGGCATGGTCCCGACTGCGGGAGAGGTGCGGGCTTTTCTAGAGAATCAGGATCCGCAGAAGCGGCAGGCGCTGGCGGACCGGCTGCTGGCCGATCCCCGCTATCCGCTCCACATGGCGCATGCGTTCGACGTGATGCTGATGGAACGTCGCCCGGACAAGCACGTGCCGTCGCCGGAATGGCTGGCTTGGCTCACGGAATCGATCCGACAGAATAAGCCGTGGAATCAGCTCGCACAGGAGATTCTGGCGTCGGATGGCGCCGATCCGGCATTGCGGCCGGCTGCCAAATTCTTCCTGGACCGGGAGGCCGAGCCGAATCTGATGACCCGCGATGTGGGCCGGATCTTCTTTGGTCGGGACATGCAGTGCGCCCAGTGCCACGATCATCCGCTCGTCGACGACTATCTGCAGACTGACTATTACGGGCTGTATGCGTTCGTCAGCCGGACGACGGTGTTTAACGACGAAGCCCAGAAGAAGATGCTGCTGGCGGAGCGGGCCGAGGGAGAAGCGGACTACAAGTCGGTCTTCACTGGCGACGCTGGTCGGATGCGGCCACGGCTTCCGGGAGATCCGGAGGTCGCCGAAGAACGGTTCCGTCTGGGCGAGGAATATACAGTCTTCCCGGCGGACAAGGTTCGGTCGGTTCCGAAGTACAGCCGACGTGCGAAACTTGCCGAAGTCGCGACGAACGGTCAGAACCGGGCCTTCAACGAGAATATTGTGAACCGCCTGTGGGCGCAGTTCCTGGGACGCGGGCTGGTGCATCCGGTCGACATGCTGCACGCGGCTAATCCGGCGGTGCACCCCGCCGCACTGGATCTGCTGGCGACCGAGTTCCCGAAGATGAAATACGACGTCCGGGCGCTGGTGCGGGAAATTGTGCTGACCCAGACGTATCAGCGATCGCTTGATCTTCCCGCGGACGTTTTGGCCGGTGTCGGCGAAGTGGATGCGAAGTCGGTCGACGTCGAGAAGTCGATTGCTGAGCTATCGACGTCCGATGAGTCGCTGAAGACCGCTTTTGATACGGCGCTCGACGAGTTCAAGGCGGTCCGCAAGACGCTGGAACCGGCTGAGACGGCCTTTCAGCAGTCGCAGGCGGCAGTGGCTGCGGCCAAGAAACCGGCGGACGATGCCGCCGCGGCGCTGGCAAAGTCGCAGGGGGAGCTGACGGGGAAGCAGACGGTCCTCGCGACGCTGAACGAGGCGGCCGCAAAGTCTGATGCTGCCGCCAAAGCCCTGCCAGCCGACAAGGAAATCGCCGCAGCGCTGGCGACGTTCCAGGCCCGCGTCGCGAGCGTGACCGGTGAAATTGCGGCCGTCACCAAGACAATTCAAGACCAGACGGCAGCTTCACAGGCCGCTCTGGCAAAACTGGCGGAGACGCAGACGGCGGGGGATGCCGCATGGGCTGCGCTCGAAGAGGCCCGCAAGCCGCTGGAAGCTGCGAAGACCAAGTTGCACCTGGCCCGCGTCGCACATCAGCAGCAGCAGGTCGTTCTCGCTGCGGCCAAGCGCCGCCAGCAGGATCTGGTCGCCTTCAAGCAACACGCACTGGCGGTGGCGGCGGTTCCGGCCGCCGAACAACAGATCGCGGCCGGTAAGACGGCGCTGGTTGCGGCGACCCAGGCGGTTGAAGTGCAGACCGCGGAAGTGGCCAAGGCGAATACCGCCGTGACCGAGATGGCTCAGCAGGTGGCGACGGCGCAGACCGCACTGCAGGAGGCTCAGCAGCAGCTCACCGGCAAGCAGGAAATCGTGCAGGTCGTGGCGGCTGCGGTAACCCAGACCGGAGCCGCATTGGAGAAACTGCCGGGCGACGCCGAGCTGGTGGTGGCGAGCGAGAAGCTGAAGGCCCGCCTCGAGCCGCTTTCCAAAGACCTGGTAGAGTACAAGCCGGTCGTCGCGACGCGAGAAACCGTGCTGAAGGACATGCAGGCCAAGCAGACGGCGGTGCAGCAGCAGATGGCGGTGGCGATGACGGAACTGACAACGCGTCAGCAGGCCGTGGCGTCGCAGACGACGGCCGTGCAGCAGGCGGAATCGCAACTGGCGTCTGCACGAGCCGCTGTGGAGACGACGCTGGCGTCGCTGACGGATCACTGGACGATCGACGGCCGTCTGCGGGGCCTGAAGCCGCTGATGCCGGAGCAGATGGCGTGGAGCTACCTGCAGGCGACTGGAGTGATTGAGCAGTATCGGCAGGCGTCGGACGCGGAAGTCGAAGCAAAGCTTCCGAAGGCGCAGGCCGACCAGGATCCTGCACAGAAGCTGGCTCGCGAACAGCAGGTGGCGCAGCTCGTCTACGACAAGTTGAAGGGAAATCTGGGGGTCTTCGTCCAGTTCTATGCAGCCGCTCCGGGACAGCCGCAGGATGACTTTTTTGCGACTGCGGATCAGGCGCTGTTTCTGGCCAACGGCGGCGTGCTGAATTCGTGGCTGAATCCTTCGGGAGCGAATCTGACGCAGCGGATGGTCACACTGGAGGACCCCGCGGCGATCGCCGAAGAGCTGTATGTCAGCGTGCTGGCCCGACAGCCGTCGGCTGAAGAAAAGGCGGCGGTCGTGCAGGCGCTGGCGGCCAAGCCGACGGAAAAGCCGGTGGTGGCCAAGGAGCTGGCCTGGGGGCTGCTGACGTCGGCGGAGTTCCGATTCAATCACTAA